A genomic stretch from Sceloporus undulatus isolate JIND9_A2432 ecotype Alabama chromosome 5, SceUnd_v1.1, whole genome shotgun sequence includes:
- the LOC121931916 gene encoding sialoadhesin-like isoform X2: MSAYLDNQNGRVGIISCQVDSHPRSRMALYKGGQLVASTNSSRLTTGRRFIVFSSYNSLRVEIQDIKAGDSGHYVCQVGNQLGDAASVIDFRAERLSNLRLFKILAGIFIALVAVAVLSGLVFGMKKYYPRISEGFQRCKEWKRKNNGSEEMETREETVQKQPVEL; encoded by the exons ATGAGTGCCTACctggacaaccaaaatggaagAGTGGGCATCATTTCCTGCCAGGTTGATAGCCACCCACGCTCCAGGATGGCGTTATACAAAGGAGGGCAGCTGGTGGCTAGCACCAACAGCTCCAGATTGACCACTGGTCGGCGCTTCATCGTCTTTTCATCCTACAACAGCCTGAGAGTGGAGATTCAGGACATCAAAGCAGGGGATTCGGGGCATTACGTGTGCCAGGTTGGCAACCAACTTGGTGATGCAGCCAGTGTTATTGACTTCAGGGCAGAGA GACTTTCTAACCTCCGTTTGTTCAAGATCCTAGCTGGAATCTTCATTGCCTTGGTTGCTGTGGCTGTTCTTTCTGGCTTGGTGTTTGGGATGAAAAAGTACTATCCCCG GATAAGCGAAGGCTTCCAAAGATGCAAAGAGTGGAAACGCAAGAACAACGGATCAGAGGAGATGGAAACGAGAGAGGAGACAGTCCAG aagcagccagtggagctttga
- the LOC121931916 gene encoding sialoadhesin-like isoform X4, with amino-acid sequence MSAYLDNQNGRVGIISCQVDSHPRSRMALYKGGQLVASTNSSRLTTGRRFIVFSSYNSLRVEIQDIKAGDSGHYVCQVGNQLGDAASVIDFRAERLSNLRLFKILAGIFIALVAVAVLSGLVFGMKKYYPRISEGFQRCKEWKRKNNGSEEMETREETVQPVEL; translated from the exons ATGAGTGCCTACctggacaaccaaaatggaagAGTGGGCATCATTTCCTGCCAGGTTGATAGCCACCCACGCTCCAGGATGGCGTTATACAAAGGAGGGCAGCTGGTGGCTAGCACCAACAGCTCCAGATTGACCACTGGTCGGCGCTTCATCGTCTTTTCATCCTACAACAGCCTGAGAGTGGAGATTCAGGACATCAAAGCAGGGGATTCGGGGCATTACGTGTGCCAGGTTGGCAACCAACTTGGTGATGCAGCCAGTGTTATTGACTTCAGGGCAGAGA GACTTTCTAACCTCCGTTTGTTCAAGATCCTAGCTGGAATCTTCATTGCCTTGGTTGCTGTGGCTGTTCTTTCTGGCTTGGTGTTTGGGATGAAAAAGTACTATCCCCG GATAAGCGAAGGCTTCCAAAGATGCAAAGAGTGGAAACGCAAGAACAACGGATCAGAGGAGATGGAAACGAGAGAGGAGACAGTCCAG ccagtggagctttga
- the LOC121931916 gene encoding sialoadhesin-like isoform X3, with the protein MSAYLDNQNGRVGIISCQVDSHPRSRMALYKGGQLVASTNSSRLTTGRRFIVFSSYNSLRVEIQDIKAGDSGHYVCQVGNQLGDAASVIDFRAERLSNLRLFKILAGIFIALVAVAVLSGLVFGMKKYYPRISEGFQRCKEWKRKNNGSEEMETREETVQQPVEL; encoded by the exons ATGAGTGCCTACctggacaaccaaaatggaagAGTGGGCATCATTTCCTGCCAGGTTGATAGCCACCCACGCTCCAGGATGGCGTTATACAAAGGAGGGCAGCTGGTGGCTAGCACCAACAGCTCCAGATTGACCACTGGTCGGCGCTTCATCGTCTTTTCATCCTACAACAGCCTGAGAGTGGAGATTCAGGACATCAAAGCAGGGGATTCGGGGCATTACGTGTGCCAGGTTGGCAACCAACTTGGTGATGCAGCCAGTGTTATTGACTTCAGGGCAGAGA GACTTTCTAACCTCCGTTTGTTCAAGATCCTAGCTGGAATCTTCATTGCCTTGGTTGCTGTGGCTGTTCTTTCTGGCTTGGTGTTTGGGATGAAAAAGTACTATCCCCG GATAAGCGAAGGCTTCCAAAGATGCAAAGAGTGGAAACGCAAGAACAACGGATCAGAGGAGATGGAAACGAGAGAGGAGACAGTCCAG cagccagtggagctttga
- the LOC121931916 gene encoding sialoadhesin-like isoform X1, with protein sequence MSAYLDNQNGRVGIISCQVDSHPRSRMALYKGGQLVASTNSSRLTTGRRFIVFSSYNSLRVEIQDIKAGDSGHYVCQVGNQLGDAASVIDFRAERLSNLRLFKILAGIFIALVAVAVLSGLVFGMKKYYPRISEGFQRCKEWKRKNNGSEEMETREETVQLNEQNPETPPSLGRFCLSYRRLEAKMETAPREGPPGQSRTSAL encoded by the exons ATGAGTGCCTACctggacaaccaaaatggaagAGTGGGCATCATTTCCTGCCAGGTTGATAGCCACCCACGCTCCAGGATGGCGTTATACAAAGGAGGGCAGCTGGTGGCTAGCACCAACAGCTCCAGATTGACCACTGGTCGGCGCTTCATCGTCTTTTCATCCTACAACAGCCTGAGAGTGGAGATTCAGGACATCAAAGCAGGGGATTCGGGGCATTACGTGTGCCAGGTTGGCAACCAACTTGGTGATGCAGCCAGTGTTATTGACTTCAGGGCAGAGA GACTTTCTAACCTCCGTTTGTTCAAGATCCTAGCTGGAATCTTCATTGCCTTGGTTGCTGTGGCTGTTCTTTCTGGCTTGGTGTTTGGGATGAAAAAGTACTATCCCCG GATAAGCGAAGGCTTCCAAAGATGCAAAGAGTGGAAACGCAAGAACAACGGATCAGAGGAGATGGAAACGAGAGAGGAGACAGTCCAG CTGAATGAACAAAACCCAGAAACTCCTCCATCCTTGGGGCGATTCTGCCTTTCCTATAGACGTCTGGAAGCAAAGATGGAAACTGCCCCCAGAGAAGGACCACCTGGACAGAGCCGTACAAGTGCCTTGTGA